Proteins encoded within one genomic window of Lactococcus garvieae:
- the nifJ gene encoding pyruvate:ferredoxin (flavodoxin) oxidoreductase, with protein sequence MKKTMDGNMAAAHVAYAFSEIAMIYPITPSSPMADYTDAWSTAGRKNIWGQPVKLSEMQSEAGAAGALHGAIKAGALATTFTSSQGLLLMLPNMYKMAGELLPGVIHVAARAIATGALNISGDHSDVMAARSTGFAMLAASSVQEVMDLSAVSHLATLEASIPFLNFFDGFRTSHEIQKIEVLDYEDLAKLINQDKLTAFRKRAMNPDHPTVSGTNQNADIYFQQRETVNPHYEELPALVQKYMAEINALRGTNYDLVDYYGAPDAEEVIVSMGSVAGTIKQTVDHLNAHGRKVGFLNIHLYRPFPAENFLEKLPKTVTSIAVLDRTKESGSSAEPLLLDVKDLLFDYNISVSGGRYGIGGKDTRPEHICAVFDYLQNKQSKKSFTIGIEDDVTNLSLPASESLDLTSADIYQAKFWGFGSDGTVGANKAAIKIIGDYTNKYVQGAFEYDSKKSGGLTVSHLRFGDTPIQSEYMISCPDFVACHNTTYVRQYDLVKGLRRGGTFLLNTSWTDEQLDRNLPSKLKRYIAANDINFYSIDAAKIAQTTGLGRRINTIMQVAFFKLTEIMPFDEVYEILKQDAQKYAKKSPKIVEQNLQAMEEALTYLHKVEVPEVWALLEEKTPKTVQADTARKRYVFNFLDKVNAFEGDQLTVQDIATHVTAGSSPLGISAFEKRGVALEVPEWNADACIQCNECSFVCPHAAIRPFLADEDEWNVAPEGFNVMDYRGKDGLKYRIQVSIEDCTGCGLCVEACPKKGEALKMVPYESQKSQAVNWAFGMTLKQKENPARPGTVAGTQFNKPLFEFSGACSGCGETPYIKLLTQMFGDRMMISNATGCSSIYGGTQAAPYTTNDAGQGPAWSNSLFEDNAEYGYGMWVASQTRRQKFAASVEAALPEMSEDLAKLAKDWIEHLDVSEGTRARSEKFKALLEAEIDNADVLKEIYKEKDQFVKPTQWIFGGDGWAYDIGFGGLDHVIASGADVNILVMDNEVYANTGGQVSKGTPASAIAQFASGGKVAAKKDLGFMAMTYGNVYVAQIASGANMMQTIKALDEAEKHNGPSLIIAYTPCITHGNYEGMSKVLDEAKAAVNSGYWQLYRYNPALEELGKNPMTLDFKRPDFSQVRELLVKQSRFANLMKVNAAQAEMLYAKAASDARKKFLRYARVSGDYDKFVEREVKNSDVKTEKPAREKRERKERSVDPEREARRAARKAARQAK encoded by the coding sequence ATGAAAAAAACTATGGATGGGAATATGGCAGCAGCACATGTGGCTTATGCTTTCTCTGAAATTGCAATGATTTACCCGATTACTCCCAGTTCACCAATGGCAGATTATACGGATGCTTGGTCGACAGCAGGTCGTAAAAATATTTGGGGACAGCCTGTAAAACTGAGTGAGATGCAGTCTGAGGCTGGGGCTGCTGGAGCTTTGCACGGTGCCATAAAAGCAGGGGCTTTGGCAACAACATTTACTTCATCTCAAGGGCTCCTGCTTATGTTACCCAACATGTACAAGATGGCAGGTGAACTTCTGCCCGGTGTTATTCATGTTGCCGCTCGTGCAATTGCTACTGGTGCACTTAATATATCCGGCGATCACTCAGATGTTATGGCAGCACGTTCGACCGGCTTTGCAATGCTTGCAGCTTCAAGTGTACAAGAGGTTATGGACTTATCTGCCGTTTCTCACCTAGCTACTCTTGAAGCCTCTATACCTTTTTTGAACTTTTTTGATGGTTTTCGCACATCACATGAAATACAGAAAATTGAAGTTTTAGATTATGAAGATTTAGCAAAATTAATTAATCAAGACAAGCTCACAGCTTTTCGAAAGCGTGCTATGAATCCTGATCATCCCACTGTTTCTGGGACAAATCAAAATGCAGATATTTATTTTCAACAGCGTGAAACAGTTAACCCTCACTATGAAGAGTTGCCTGCTCTTGTACAAAAGTACATGGCAGAAATTAATGCTTTGCGTGGAACAAACTATGACTTAGTTGACTACTACGGTGCTCCAGATGCAGAAGAAGTTATCGTAAGCATGGGCTCTGTCGCAGGAACGATCAAACAAACCGTCGACCATCTTAATGCTCACGGACGGAAAGTTGGCTTCCTTAACATTCATCTCTATCGTCCTTTTCCAGCGGAAAATTTCCTTGAAAAACTACCTAAAACGGTTACTTCAATAGCGGTTCTTGACCGTACAAAAGAATCAGGGAGTAGTGCCGAGCCACTCTTGTTAGACGTTAAAGATTTATTGTTTGATTACAACATTTCTGTTTCTGGGGGGCGTTACGGGATTGGTGGAAAAGATACACGGCCTGAACATATATGTGCTGTCTTTGATTACTTGCAAAATAAGCAAAGTAAAAAGAGCTTCACTATTGGTATCGAAGATGATGTGACGAATCTTTCTCTACCAGCTTCTGAAAGCCTTGATTTGACTTCAGCAGATATTTATCAAGCAAAATTCTGGGGGTTTGGTTCAGATGGTACAGTAGGGGCGAATAAGGCTGCGATTAAAATCATTGGAGATTATACGAACAAGTATGTTCAAGGAGCTTTTGAATACGATTCTAAAAAATCTGGAGGTCTTACAGTCAGCCATTTGCGCTTTGGAGACACTCCGATTCAGTCAGAGTACATGATTTCGTGTCCAGACTTTGTGGCTTGCCATAATACTACTTATGTCCGTCAATATGACCTCGTGAAAGGTTTGCGACGAGGTGGAACTTTCCTTCTTAATACCAGTTGGACAGATGAACAGCTTGACCGTAACCTTCCGAGTAAGTTAAAACGCTATATTGCAGCAAATGATATAAACTTTTACAGCATTGATGCAGCAAAAATTGCCCAGACAACAGGTCTAGGACGCCGCATTAATACAATCATGCAGGTTGCTTTCTTTAAGCTAACAGAGATTATGCCTTTTGACGAAGTATATGAAATTCTGAAACAAGATGCTCAAAAGTATGCAAAAAAATCACCTAAAATTGTAGAGCAAAATCTTCAAGCTATGGAAGAAGCGCTGACTTATCTCCATAAAGTAGAAGTACCAGAAGTTTGGGCATTGTTAGAAGAAAAAACACCAAAGACTGTTCAAGCAGATACAGCCCGCAAACGCTATGTTTTTAACTTTTTAGATAAAGTGAATGCCTTTGAGGGAGATCAACTGACAGTCCAGGACATAGCGACTCATGTAACTGCAGGAAGCAGTCCTTTAGGGATTTCTGCTTTTGAAAAGCGCGGAGTAGCTTTAGAAGTACCCGAATGGAATGCTGATGCATGTATCCAATGTAATGAATGTTCTTTTGTTTGTCCCCACGCAGCTATTCGACCATTTTTGGCTGATGAAGATGAGTGGAATGTAGCCCCAGAAGGTTTCAATGTCATGGATTACCGTGGTAAGGATGGCCTTAAATACCGTATTCAAGTTTCAATTGAGGATTGTACAGGTTGTGGCCTTTGTGTAGAAGCTTGCCCCAAAAAAGGCGAAGCCCTCAAAATGGTACCTTACGAAAGTCAAAAATCGCAAGCAGTAAACTGGGCTTTCGGTATGACTTTGAAACAAAAAGAAAATCCAGCTCGTCCTGGGACTGTAGCGGGTACACAGTTTAATAAACCACTCTTTGAGTTCTCGGGAGCTTGTTCTGGCTGCGGAGAAACGCCATACATCAAACTTTTGACGCAAATGTTTGGTGATCGTATGATGATTTCTAATGCGACAGGATGTTCTTCTATCTATGGTGGAACACAAGCTGCTCCTTATACGACAAATGATGCAGGTCAAGGCCCAGCTTGGTCAAACTCTCTCTTTGAAGATAATGCCGAATATGGTTATGGGATGTGGGTTGCAAGTCAAACAAGACGTCAAAAATTTGCTGCAAGCGTAGAAGCTGCCTTGCCAGAGATGTCAGAAGACTTGGCAAAACTTGCAAAAGACTGGATAGAACATTTGGATGTTTCTGAAGGAACACGTGCACGCTCTGAGAAATTCAAGGCTTTACTTGAAGCTGAAATAGATAATGCAGATGTTCTCAAAGAAATATACAAAGAAAAAGACCAGTTTGTTAAACCCACCCAATGGATATTTGGTGGTGATGGTTGGGCTTATGATATTGGCTTTGGAGGCTTGGATCATGTCATCGCAAGTGGTGCGGATGTAAATATTCTTGTAATGGATAATGAAGTTTATGCCAATACTGGAGGTCAAGTTTCCAAGGGCACACCGGCCAGTGCTATTGCGCAATTTGCTTCAGGTGGTAAGGTAGCTGCCAAGAAGGACTTGGGCTTTATGGCCATGACCTATGGGAACGTCTATGTTGCTCAAATTGCAAGTGGTGCAAATATGATGCAAACGATCAAAGCATTGGATGAAGCAGAAAAACATAATGGGCCGTCATTGATTATTGCCTATACACCATGTATTACACATGGTAACTATGAAGGAATGAGCAAAGTACTCGATGAAGCAAAAGCAGCAGTAAATAGTGGTTACTGGCAACTTTATCGTTATAATCCAGCGCTTGAAGAATTAGGGAAAAATCCAATGACTTTGGACTTTAAGCGCCCTGACTTTAGCCAAGTAAGAGAGCTTCTTGTAAAACAATCACGTTTTGCAAATCTCATGAAAGTGAATGCAGCCCAAGCAGAGATGCTTTATGCAAAAGCTGCAAGTGATGCCCGTAAAAAATTCTTACGTTATGCTCGTGTATCAGGAGACTATGATAAATTTGTAGAGCGAGAAGTCAAGAATTCTGATGTAAAAACAGAAAAACCAGCTCGTGAAAAAAGAGAGCGAAAAGAGCGTTCAGTTGATCCTGAACGTGAAGCAAGACGTGCCGCAAGAAAAGCTGCACGACAAGCTAAATAA
- the cdaA gene encoding diadenylate cyclase CdaA, whose product MSDFSQIFNLDFWQKILELNQSPWRVFISVIDIAIVSFFLYLAMRFVQGTKLVSLVRGVIIFVLIRIVAGLIGLTTLEWLLNQVITYGAIAGVIIFQPEIRRALEGLGRTTNRLSANRNKSINNYIEAYEKSFAYMSERKIGALIAIERTQTLSEYASTGIRLDADISSELIINIFIPNTPLHDGAVIIQNDKIAVTSAYLPLTEKTGISKEFGTRHRAAIGLSEASDAVVLVVSEETGGISIAYNGELFADISKEVFHEKLMAILGPTETGGKK is encoded by the coding sequence GTGAGTGATTTTAGTCAAATTTTTAATCTTGACTTTTGGCAAAAAATACTGGAATTAAACCAATCACCTTGGCGGGTGTTTATTTCCGTTATTGACATCGCTATCGTTAGTTTTTTTCTTTATTTAGCTATGCGTTTTGTACAAGGGACAAAATTAGTCAGCTTAGTACGTGGTGTAATCATCTTTGTTCTTATAAGAATAGTTGCTGGTTTAATTGGTTTAACTACGCTGGAGTGGTTACTGAATCAAGTAATTACCTATGGTGCTATAGCTGGTGTAATCATCTTTCAACCAGAAATTCGAAGAGCACTAGAAGGTTTGGGGCGGACAACAAATCGTTTGTCTGCAAATCGTAACAAGTCAATAAATAATTACATTGAAGCTTATGAAAAATCTTTTGCCTATATGTCAGAACGTAAGATAGGAGCTTTGATTGCGATTGAGCGGACGCAAACCTTGAGTGAGTACGCGTCGACAGGAATTCGTTTAGATGCAGATATCTCAAGCGAACTTATTATTAATATATTTATTCCTAATACACCTTTGCATGATGGTGCTGTTATAATTCAAAACGATAAAATTGCTGTCACCAGTGCTTACCTCCCCTTAACAGAAAAAACAGGTATCTCAAAAGAATTTGGCACGCGGCATCGCGCAGCTATCGGTTTATCAGAAGCCTCCGATGCAGTGGTTCTTGTGGTTTCTGAGGAAACAGGCGGGATTTCTATTGCTTATAATGGTGAATTATTTGCGGATATTTCAAAAGAAGTTTTCCATGAGAAACTCATGGCGATTTTGGGACCAACAGAAACAGGAGGCAAAAAATAA
- a CDS encoding YbbR-like domain-containing protein: protein MKNNFFASKLFTLLASVFFAVILFFNASSVAVRNQGNSTTGEVYTTTISNVPIEIKYNTDEYFASGYNNTANVYLTSYNRVQISTEENPDSRNFYLVVDLSNASEGTVTMPVRIQQLPNGINAQIEPTTLTVRLEKKASAEFNVAPLIEQAQLPDGFKVNEIKLSQEKVKVTAGETSIKQIHAIQAALPSDAYLNDDYSGTVTLHAVDADGKLLPAQISPATVQMKVSVEKPSKTVPVNVKKTGTLDQSLSDMRTSISQKTVTISGEQSALDKIDSVDATVNISNITQKETVNVDIQAAGVSVKPSQIEVTLTPKKK from the coding sequence ATGAAAAATAATTTTTTCGCTTCAAAACTATTTACGTTACTGGCTTCTGTCTTCTTTGCTGTTATCTTGTTTTTCAACGCAAGTTCTGTTGCAGTGAGAAACCAAGGAAACTCAACAACGGGCGAAGTTTATACAACGACGATTTCCAATGTTCCGATTGAAATCAAGTATAATACAGATGAATATTTTGCTAGCGGCTATAACAATACTGCTAACGTTTACTTAACCAGTTATAATCGTGTTCAAATCAGTACAGAAGAAAACCCCGATTCACGGAATTTCTATCTGGTAGTAGATTTGTCGAATGCTAGTGAAGGGACAGTTACAATGCCTGTCCGTATCCAACAGCTCCCTAATGGGATAAATGCTCAGATTGAACCAACAACCTTGACAGTACGCTTAGAAAAGAAAGCCAGCGCTGAATTCAATGTTGCACCTTTGATTGAACAAGCACAACTGCCTGATGGCTTTAAAGTTAATGAAATCAAGCTAAGCCAAGAAAAGGTCAAGGTAACGGCGGGTGAAACAAGTATTAAGCAAATTCATGCGATACAAGCTGCCCTACCGAGTGATGCTTACTTAAATGATGACTACTCTGGTACTGTAACGCTACATGCAGTGGATGCTGACGGTAAACTCTTGCCAGCTCAAATCAGTCCAGCAACAGTCCAAATGAAAGTGAGTGTGGAAAAACCTTCGAAAACAGTACCTGTCAATGTTAAGAAAACGGGCACACTGGATCAAAGTCTTTCAGATATGAGGACGTCAATATCGCAAAAAACAGTGACAATTTCAGGAGAGCAAAGCGCTCTTGATAAAATTGATAGTGTAGATGCAACCGTGAATATATCAAATATCACGCAAAAAGAAACAGTAAATGTAGATATTCAAGCAGCTGGAGTAAGTGTTAAACCTAGTCAAATAGAAGTAACGTTGACTCCTAAGAAAAAATAA
- the glmM gene encoding phosphoglucosamine mutase, producing the protein MGKYFGTDGVRGEANVELTPEMAFKLGRFGGYVLSQHEIGTPKVYVARDPRISGQMLSTSLISGLLSVGIEVYDLGVIATPGVAYLVRKEEASAGVMISASHNPALDNGIKFFGADGFKLDDDKELEIEALIDAEKDTLPRPSAEGLGVLHDYNEAVRKYQAFLKTTAEGDFEGFKVVLDTANGASHTSARAVFADLNAELTVIGENPNGLNINDGVGSTHPEKTADTVVETGSDIGLAFDGDADRLIAVDENGQIVDGDKIMFIVGKYLLEQGRLAKDTVVTTVMSNLGFHLALEEAGMNSVVTAVGDRYVVEEMRKNNYNFGGEQSGHMVFLDYNTTGDGQLSAIQLVKVMRETGKKLSELAAEVTIYPQKLVNVRVANNAAKEGAMDIPAIREVISEMEKQMNGKGRILVRPSGTEPLLRVMAEAPTDEEVNHVVDTIVDVVKDEIGVKL; encoded by the coding sequence ATGGGTAAATATTTTGGAACAGATGGTGTCCGTGGAGAAGCAAATGTTGAACTAACGCCAGAAATGGCTTTTAAACTCGGACGTTTTGGAGGTTATGTGCTTAGCCAACATGAGATTGGTACACCGAAAGTTTATGTTGCACGTGATCCACGTATCTCTGGGCAAATGCTCTCAACGAGTTTAATTTCTGGCCTCTTGTCTGTAGGTATCGAAGTCTATGATTTAGGCGTGATTGCTACGCCTGGTGTAGCCTATCTAGTGCGTAAAGAAGAAGCATCAGCCGGTGTCATGATTTCTGCAAGTCACAATCCAGCTTTGGATAATGGTATTAAATTCTTTGGTGCCGATGGCTTTAAATTGGATGATGATAAAGAATTAGAAATTGAAGCACTCATTGATGCTGAGAAAGACACACTACCTCGCCCTTCTGCTGAAGGGCTTGGTGTCCTACATGACTACAATGAAGCTGTTCGTAAATACCAAGCTTTCCTAAAAACAACAGCTGAAGGGGATTTTGAAGGCTTTAAAGTTGTTCTTGATACAGCCAATGGTGCTTCACATACATCTGCTCGTGCAGTTTTTGCTGATTTGAATGCAGAGTTAACCGTGATTGGGGAAAACCCAAATGGTCTTAATATCAATGATGGAGTTGGTTCAACTCATCCTGAAAAAACAGCTGATACGGTTGTTGAAACAGGAAGTGACATTGGACTTGCCTTTGATGGAGATGCGGATCGTCTCATTGCTGTAGACGAAAATGGACAAATTGTTGATGGTGACAAAATTATGTTTATCGTGGGTAAATACCTGCTAGAGCAAGGAAGATTGGCAAAAGATACAGTTGTTACGACAGTAATGTCTAATCTTGGTTTCCACTTGGCACTTGAAGAAGCTGGAATGAATTCTGTAGTTACCGCGGTAGGTGACCGTTATGTCGTGGAAGAAATGCGTAAAAATAATTACAATTTTGGTGGCGAGCAGTCTGGTCACATGGTATTCTTGGACTATAACACAACAGGAGATGGTCAGTTATCAGCTATCCAATTGGTGAAAGTCATGCGCGAAACAGGCAAGAAATTATCTGAATTGGCTGCTGAAGTAACAATTTATCCGCAAAAATTAGTGAATGTTCGCGTGGCAAATAATGCTGCCAAAGAAGGAGCGATGGATATTCCAGCTATTCGTGAAGTAATCTCCGAGATGGAAAAACAAATGAATGGTAAGGGTCGTATCCTTGTCCGCCCAAGTGGTACAGAACCACTTCTCCGTGTGATGGCAGAAGCTCCAACGGATGAAGAAGTGAATCATGTGGTTGATACTATTGTTGATGTGGTAAAAGATGAAATCGGTGTAAAACTTTAA
- a CDS encoding PTS sugar transporter subunit IIA: protein MFSKSHKNKMFKEDVTIYAPMDGEIIDLTQVPEEIFAKKLMGEGYAIEPEVRGTKATIYSPASGEITICQGHAVGLRRADGLELFLHIGIDTVSLNGEPFDISLKIGDFVQGGEKIGSVRWHKIQEANLPLTTTVLITNTSSALENLQVNYGSSKSGKAIGEAIAKKK, encoded by the coding sequence ATGTTTAGTAAGAGTCATAAAAATAAAATGTTTAAAGAAGATGTCACAATTTATGCTCCCATGGATGGAGAAATCATTGATTTAACACAAGTTCCTGAAGAAATTTTTGCTAAAAAACTAATGGGTGAGGGCTACGCTATTGAGCCTGAAGTGCGCGGTACAAAAGCAACCATATATAGCCCAGCAAGTGGTGAAATCACTATTTGTCAAGGGCATGCTGTAGGTTTACGCCGTGCAGATGGACTTGAACTTTTTCTTCATATTGGGATTGACACAGTGAGTTTGAATGGTGAGCCATTTGATATAAGCTTAAAGATTGGCGACTTTGTACAAGGTGGAGAAAAAATTGGTAGTGTCCGATGGCATAAAATACAAGAAGCTAATCTCCCTTTGACTACCACTGTATTAATCACAAATACATCCAGTGCTTTAGAAAATTTACAAGTCAACTATGGGTCATCCAAGTCGGGGAAAGCAATTGGAGAAGCAATAGCTAAGAAAAAATAA
- the tsaE gene encoding tRNA (adenosine(37)-N6)-threonylcarbamoyltransferase complex ATPase subunit type 1 TsaE, whose product MKLKANEEKMLAFAKRLGGLLQAQDVIVLTGELGAGKTTFVKGLALGLDIQQMIKSPTYTIVREYEQGKLPLYHMDVYRVGDDPDSFDLDDYLFGEGVSVIEWGELLGKDLPDDYLEVQLDKYAEGFATDAQRELELIPHGQRYENLLGEL is encoded by the coding sequence ATGAAATTAAAAGCTAATGAAGAAAAGATGCTGGCCTTTGCTAAGCGTTTAGGAGGTCTACTCCAAGCACAGGATGTTATTGTGTTAACAGGAGAACTAGGTGCAGGGAAGACTACCTTTGTTAAAGGCTTGGCTTTAGGATTAGATATTCAACAGATGATTAAGAGCCCAACCTATACCATTGTACGTGAATATGAACAGGGAAAACTGCCCTTGTATCATATGGATGTCTATCGTGTTGGAGATGATCCAGACAGTTTTGACTTGGATGATTATCTTTTTGGCGAGGGCGTTTCTGTTATTGAGTGGGGAGAACTTTTAGGTAAAGACTTGCCTGACGACTATCTTGAAGTCCAGCTCGATAAATATGCAGAGGGTTTTGCAACAGACGCTCAGCGTGAGTTAGAACTCATCCCTCATGGCCAACGCTATGAAAATTTATTAGGAGAACTATGA
- a CDS encoding GNAT family N-acetyltransferase: MNTELLIREATKEDSSKLIAFLDQIGKESHFLTLDEAGILMSETQMEDYLDQISQKDNNAYFLAFLGEEIAGVLHITADFHYRIRHIGDIFIAVASKFQGYGVASFLFTDALEWVEETGVIKRLELTVQKRNKAAIHLYEKFGFELEAIQKYGARDEDGHLIDVCEMVKFF; this comes from the coding sequence ATGAATACAGAATTACTTATACGTGAAGCGACCAAAGAAGATAGCTCCAAGCTGATAGCATTTCTTGACCAGATAGGAAAAGAAAGTCATTTCTTAACCTTAGATGAAGCGGGAATATTAATGTCAGAAACTCAGATGGAAGACTACCTTGATCAAATTTCACAAAAGGATAACAATGCTTATTTTTTAGCTTTTCTAGGTGAGGAAATTGCTGGTGTTTTGCATATTACAGCTGATTTTCATTATCGAATTCGTCATATTGGAGATATTTTTATTGCTGTAGCTTCAAAATTTCAAGGTTATGGGGTGGCTTCTTTTCTTTTTACTGATGCTCTAGAATGGGTTGAAGAAACAGGAGTTATAAAACGCTTAGAACTGACTGTTCAAAAACGAAATAAAGCAGCTATCCATTTGTATGAAAAATTTGGTTTTGAGCTTGAGGCTATCCAGAAATATGGGGCACGCGATGAAGATGGGCATCTCATAGATGTTTGTGAAATGGTTAAGTTTTTTTGA